A DNA window from Arachis duranensis cultivar V14167 chromosome 3, aradu.V14167.gnm2.J7QH, whole genome shotgun sequence contains the following coding sequences:
- the LOC127745592 gene encoding protein FAR1-RELATED SEQUENCE 1-like, with product MSRVVWNSYTKEAFDKNWIDFLRKYGLRGHKWLSELYEDRHIWIPVYLDYHFWVGMRSTQRSGSMHSFFNKFITRNSSLRQFVKQYDNCLASREQADREFDAADFHTVIPCATKSIIEAHFQHVYTHEKFRELQAQFRGKVNCITRSMHFTLGFTIYEVIE from the exons ATGAGCCGTGTTGTTTGGAACTCGTACACAAAAGAAGCATTTGACAAAAACTGGATCGATTTCCTTAGAAAATACGGCCTCAGAGGccacaagtggctttcag AGTTGTACGAGGATCGGCATATATGGATTCCAGTTTACTTGGATTACCACTTTTGGGtcgggatgagaagcacacaaaggagcgggagcatgcattcatttttcaACAAGTTCATCACACGGAATAGCTCATTGAGACAATTCGTGAAACAATACGACAATTGCCTAGCAAGCAGAGAGCAAGCAGACAGAGAATTtgatgctgcagattttcatacTGTGATACCGTgcgcaacaaaatcaataatagAGGCACATTTTCAGCATGTATATACCCATGAGAAGTTCAGGGAACTTCAAGCTCAATTCAGAGGTAAAGTGAACTGTATCACAAGATCAATGCATTTCACCCTAGGTTTCACAATATATGAAGTCATAGAGTAG